The following are from one region of the Etheostoma spectabile isolate EspeVRDwgs_2016 chromosome 2, UIUC_Espe_1.0, whole genome shotgun sequence genome:
- the c2h22orf23 gene encoding UPF0193 protein EVG1, which translates to METSQSRDGRGLWNNPRATQYSKKTQDLLRLMMQESKLTNLQRKQINECLKNGAALPLTSESTSSAPAPQPKTSKSVQKRLPGIPRRRSAESCRSGNSYVREKFHPGPIRDSEKEKRRLQNILATGKEEPTVAAFQNVGACRNLEAAEQKDEYQEVLDEIEERRQFLADMTSLGLEKQYINIITTEISQRIRQLQVLDKARSPNKHEMTSERKGETAEQMTETIDLKEARGEKTHCH; encoded by the exons ATGGAGACCTCACAGAGTAGAGATGGCAGAGGACTGTGGAACAACCCCAGAGCCACCCAGTACAGCAAGAAGACCCAGGATCTGCTGAGAT TAATGATGCAGGAATCAAAACTCACTAACCTCCAGAGAAAGCAGATCAACGAATGCCTCAAGA ATGGAGCTGCTTTACCACTGACCTCTGAGTCCACATCATCAGCTCCTGCCCCTCAGCCTAAAACCAGTAAATCTGTCCAGAAACGTCTGCCAGGGATTCCTCGGAGACGCAGCGCTGAATCTTGTCGCTCTGGGAACAGCTACGTCAGAGAAAAGTTCCATCCTGGTCCTATAA GGGActcagagaaagagaagaggaggcTTCAAAATATATTGGCAACGGGAAAAGAAGAGCCAACAGTTGCAGCTTTCCAAAATGTTGGTGCATGTCGGAACCTAGAAGCGGCAGAGCAGAAAGACGAGTATCAGGAAG TTTTGGATGAGATAGAGGAGAGAAGACAGTTTCTGGCAGATATGACCTCTCTGGGTTTGGAGAAGCAGTACATCAACATCATCACCACTGAGATATCCCAG AGGATTCGACAACTGCAGGTGTTGGACAAGGCCCGCAGTCCCAACAAGCACGAAATGACATCTGAGAGGAAAGGGGAGACTGCAGAACAGATGACCGAAACAATAGATTTGAAAGAggccagaggagagaagactcACTGCCACTGA
- the micall1a gene encoding MICAL-like protein 1 isoform X3: MGSLKALQEWCRIQCDNYNDVEVKDMSTSFRDGLAFCAIIHRFRPELINFDALSKENVYENNRLAFEVAETQLGIPALLDPEDMVSMKVPDRLSVITYVSQYYNFFNNKSQANPPCMKRLSSVGLNEPAQKRPPTPLEHKVVVSEPSHTAQTGVEAVAEVKRSTLSSTCAACQKHVHLVQRFLVDGKLYHRNCFRCVECHSTLLPGSYKLGSNSGALVCTHHLARHTLANRNGRLDLSERPVAGQSARIGRSTSPHTSPSERDRTKTPSPVSQTTDTAMPTNDSATDAAVTTNAADSLETAKEMDGSGETEVIPRSSSPPNPFDESDEEVEEVEKEEETKTPAKLTTNGDLPSTPISHHEGASRPVPAPRRVTESTPPPRPAPRVRLPRTADSLPVGESQKPPIPPKPRERSQSPGSLSGGTHKPKDPPWLALVQSEARKKKAPPPPPVGLATPPNTGSLSSLKGEGSRPSTPPPPSNPFEDDDDDDESGEVEEEEGSAGSAIPPTVVATHPWYSITQATDAPAADTPPSGGSSSRSASPGNAKSKKRPAPRAPQPPTGHHALSTESLSSGSDHSSSHPPAGGSASSDQEHAFTKSVSEPSICSPCDSASSSSSTERLPHTSLSPYPSPMPSNASSAPATPQTSRSFGSQGAGATPPRPPSTPSPLASEATQSHHKRICKENPFNRKASPSPAKSKAKPPKGPRPARPPAPGHGFPLIKRKVQSDQYIPVEDIHGEMGQLEKQLDELEQRGVELEKKLRDNPNDEDEEHLLVDWFTLIHEKHLLVRREAELVYTAKQQNLEERQADVEYELRCLLNKPEKDWTEEDKSREQELMAELVTIIEQRNQIVNNMDQDRQREEEEDKLVEAMLKKKDFHKDPDVDQQKKKGAKFKPIKVLKRLSHKGEPGKSPRKEKTP, from the exons GCGTTTGAAGTGGCAGAGACACAGCTGGGGATTCCCGCCCTGTTGGACCCAGAAGACATGGTGTCCATGAAAGTGCCTGACCGGCTCAGCGTCATCACATACGTTTCCCAGTACTACAACTTCTTCAACAACAAATCTCAAG CAAACCCCCCTTGCATGAAAAGGCTGAGTTCTGTTGGTCTGAATGAGCCAGCCCAGAAAAGACCCCCGACCCCTTTGGAACACAAAGTGGTTGTGTCTGAG CCGAGCCATACCGCGCAGACAGGTGTAGAAGCGGTTGCAGAAGTCAAGCGCAGCACGCTCAGCAGCACCTGCGCTGCCTGCCAGAAACATGTCCACCTGGTGCAGAGGTTTCTGGTGGACGGCAAGCTCTACCACCGCAACTGCTTCAG GTGCGTAGAGTGTCACAGCACTTTGCTTCCTGGATCCTACAAATTAGGAAGCAACTCTGGGGCCTTGGTCTGTACACATCACCTTGCAAGGCACACTTTAGCCAATCGGAATGGACGGCTAGATCTTAGTGAGAGACCGGTGGCAGGTCAGTCTGCCAGGATTGGTCGCAGCACAAGTCCTCACACCTCGCCCTCTGAGAGGGACCGGACAAAGACTCCTTCTCCAGTAAGCCAAACAACTGATACGGCCATGCCTACCAATGACTCTGCCACAGACGCTGCTGTTACGACAAATGCAGCCGACTCTTTGGAGACAGCAAAAGAGATGGATGGAAGTGGAGAGACGGAGGTGATACcacgttcttcttctcctcccaaCCCTTTTGACGAGAGCGACGAAGAGGTAGAAGAggtggagaaagaggaagagactaAAACACCAGCCAAACTAACAACCAACGGGGACCTTCCTTCTACACCGATCAGTCATCATGAAGGTGCTAGTCGGCCAGTACCGGCACCCCGCCGGGTCACTGAGTCCACCCCTCCTCCTCGTCCGGCCCCTCGGGTTCGGCTACCTCGTACGGCAGACAGCCTTCCAGTCG GTGAATCCCAGAAGCCTCCAATTCCTCCCAAACCTCGAGAAAGATCCCAGTCTCCCGGAAG CCTGTCCGGTGGCACCCATAAACCCAAAGACCCACCTTGGCTCGCCCTGGTCCAATCAGAAGCCAGGAAGAAGAaagcccctccccctccccctgtcGGACTTGCAACCCCTCCCAATACAggctctctgtcctctctcaaAGGGGAGGGCTCCAGACCCAGCACGCCCCCTCCACCCTCCAACCCATTCGAGGacgatgatgacgatgatgaaaGTGGCGAggtagaggaagaagaggggagCGCAGGAAGTGCCATTCCACCCACAGTTGTGGCTACTCACCCCTGGTACAGCATCACTCAGGCGACTGACGCGCCAGCAGCAGACACTCCCCCCAGTGGAGGAAGCTCGTCCCGCTCTGCCAGCCCCGGGAACGCCAAGAGCAAGAAACGGCCGGCACCTCGCGCTCCACAGCCACCCACGGGGCACCACG CTCTGAGCACAGAGAGTCTGTCCTCTGGCTCGGACCACAGCTCCTCCCACCCCCCTGCGGGTGGCAGTGCCAGCAGCGACCAGGAGCACGCCTTCACCAAAAGTGTGTCGGAGCCTTCAATCTGTTCACCGTGTGActctgcttcctcctcctcctccaccgaGCGCCTGCCTCATACTTCCCTAAGCCCCTACCCTTCTCCCATGCCGTCAAATGCCAGCTCAGCTCCGGCCACCCCACAGACCAGTCGCAGTTTTGGGAGCCAAGGGGCCGGAGCCACTCCACCACGACCCCCATCGACCCCCAGCCCATTGGCCTCAGAGGCCACCCAATCACACCATAAG CGGATCTGTAAGGAGAACCCGTTCAACAGGAAAGCCTCCCCCTCCCCTGCTAAATCCAAAGCCAAACCACCAAAAGGCCCTCGTCCTGCCAGACCCCCGGCCCCCGGCCATGGCTTCCCTCTTATCAAACGCAAG GTGCAGTCAGACCAGTACATCCCAGTGGAGGACATCCACGGGGAGATGGGGCAGCTGGAGAAGCAGCTGGATGAACTGGAGCAGAGAGGAGTGGAGCTGGAGAAGAAGCTGAGAGACAACCCTAACG aTGAGGATGAGGAGCACCTGTTGGTGGACTGGTTCACTCTCATCCATGAGAAACACCTTTTGGTACGACGAGAAGCTGAGCTGGTCTACAC AGCGAAGCAGCAGAACCTGGAAGAGAGGCAAGCTGACGTGGAGTATGAGCTGAGGTGTCTTCTCAACAAACCAG AGAAAGACTGGACAGAGGAGGACAAGAGTCGGGAGCAGGAGCTAATGGCTGAGCTGGTGACCATCATTGAACAGCGCAACCAAATTGTCAACAACATGGACCAGGACAGGCAGAG ggaagaagaggaggataaACTTGTGGAGGCCATGCTGAAGAAAAAAG ACTTCCATAAGGATCCGGACGTTGAccagcagaagaaaaaaggggCAAAGTTTAAACCCATTAAGGTGCTCAAGCGGCTGAGCCATAAAGGAGAACCAGGCAAGAGCCCCCGCAAGGAGAAAACCCCATAG
- the micall1a gene encoding MICAL-like protein 1 isoform X2, protein MGSLKALQEWCRIQCDNYNDVEVKDMSTSFRDGLAFCAIIHRFRPELINFDALSKENVYENNRLAFEVAETQLGIPALLDPEDMVSMKVPDRLSVITYVSQYYNFFNNKSQANPPCMKRLSSVGLNEPAQKRPPTPLEHKVVVSEPSHTAQTGVEAVAEVKRSTLSSTCAACQKHVHLVQRFLVDGKLYHRNCFRCVECHSTLLPGSYKLGSNSGALVCTHHLARHTLANRNGRLDLSERPVAGQSARIGRSTSPHTSPSERDRTKTPSPVSQTTDTAMPTNDSATDAAVTTNAADSLETAKEMDGSGETEVIPRSSSPPNPFDESDEEVEEVEKEEETKTPAKLTTNGDLPSTPISHHEGASRPVPAPRRVTESTPPPRPAPRVRLPRTADSLPVGESQKPPIPPKPRERSQSPGSLSGGTHKPKDPPWLALVQSEARKKKAPPPPPVGLATPPNTGSLSSLKGEGSRPSTPPPPSNPFEDDDDDDESGEVEEEEGSAGSAIPPTVVATHPWYSITQATDAPAADTPPSGGSSSRSASPGNAKSKKRPAPRAPQPPTGHVFPHSQPSSCSPSPALSTESLSSGSDHSSSHPPAGGSASSDQEHAFTKSVSEPSICSPCDSASSSSSTERLPHTSLSPYPSPMPSNASSAPATPQTSRSFGSQGAGATPPRPPSTPSPLASEATQSHHKRICKENPFNRKASPSPAKSKAKPPKGPRPARPPAPGHGFPLIKRKVQSDQYIPVEDIHGEMGQLEKQLDELEQRGVELEKKLRDNPNDEDEEHLLVDWFTLIHEKHLLVRREAELVYTAKQQNLEERQADVEYELRCLLNKPEKDWTEEDKSREQELMAELVTIIEQRNQIVNNMDQDRQREEEEDKLVEAMLKKKDFHKDPDVDQQKKKGAKFKPIKVLKRLSHKGEPGKSPRKEKTP, encoded by the exons GCGTTTGAAGTGGCAGAGACACAGCTGGGGATTCCCGCCCTGTTGGACCCAGAAGACATGGTGTCCATGAAAGTGCCTGACCGGCTCAGCGTCATCACATACGTTTCCCAGTACTACAACTTCTTCAACAACAAATCTCAAG CAAACCCCCCTTGCATGAAAAGGCTGAGTTCTGTTGGTCTGAATGAGCCAGCCCAGAAAAGACCCCCGACCCCTTTGGAACACAAAGTGGTTGTGTCTGAG CCGAGCCATACCGCGCAGACAGGTGTAGAAGCGGTTGCAGAAGTCAAGCGCAGCACGCTCAGCAGCACCTGCGCTGCCTGCCAGAAACATGTCCACCTGGTGCAGAGGTTTCTGGTGGACGGCAAGCTCTACCACCGCAACTGCTTCAG GTGCGTAGAGTGTCACAGCACTTTGCTTCCTGGATCCTACAAATTAGGAAGCAACTCTGGGGCCTTGGTCTGTACACATCACCTTGCAAGGCACACTTTAGCCAATCGGAATGGACGGCTAGATCTTAGTGAGAGACCGGTGGCAGGTCAGTCTGCCAGGATTGGTCGCAGCACAAGTCCTCACACCTCGCCCTCTGAGAGGGACCGGACAAAGACTCCTTCTCCAGTAAGCCAAACAACTGATACGGCCATGCCTACCAATGACTCTGCCACAGACGCTGCTGTTACGACAAATGCAGCCGACTCTTTGGAGACAGCAAAAGAGATGGATGGAAGTGGAGAGACGGAGGTGATACcacgttcttcttctcctcccaaCCCTTTTGACGAGAGCGACGAAGAGGTAGAAGAggtggagaaagaggaagagactaAAACACCAGCCAAACTAACAACCAACGGGGACCTTCCTTCTACACCGATCAGTCATCATGAAGGTGCTAGTCGGCCAGTACCGGCACCCCGCCGGGTCACTGAGTCCACCCCTCCTCCTCGTCCGGCCCCTCGGGTTCGGCTACCTCGTACGGCAGACAGCCTTCCAGTCG GTGAATCCCAGAAGCCTCCAATTCCTCCCAAACCTCGAGAAAGATCCCAGTCTCCCGGAAG CCTGTCCGGTGGCACCCATAAACCCAAAGACCCACCTTGGCTCGCCCTGGTCCAATCAGAAGCCAGGAAGAAGAaagcccctccccctccccctgtcGGACTTGCAACCCCTCCCAATACAggctctctgtcctctctcaaAGGGGAGGGCTCCAGACCCAGCACGCCCCCTCCACCCTCCAACCCATTCGAGGacgatgatgacgatgatgaaaGTGGCGAggtagaggaagaagaggggagCGCAGGAAGTGCCATTCCACCCACAGTTGTGGCTACTCACCCCTGGTACAGCATCACTCAGGCGACTGACGCGCCAGCAGCAGACACTCCCCCCAGTGGAGGAAGCTCGTCCCGCTCTGCCAGCCCCGGGAACGCCAAGAGCAAGAAACGGCCGGCACCTCGCGCTCCACAGCCACCCACGGGGCAC GTTTTCCCTCACTCTCAGCCCTCCTCTTGCTCTCCCTCTCCAGCTCTGAGCACAGAGAGTCTGTCCTCTGGCTCGGACCACAGCTCCTCCCACCCCCCTGCGGGTGGCAGTGCCAGCAGCGACCAGGAGCACGCCTTCACCAAAAGTGTGTCGGAGCCTTCAATCTGTTCACCGTGTGActctgcttcctcctcctcctccaccgaGCGCCTGCCTCATACTTCCCTAAGCCCCTACCCTTCTCCCATGCCGTCAAATGCCAGCTCAGCTCCGGCCACCCCACAGACCAGTCGCAGTTTTGGGAGCCAAGGGGCCGGAGCCACTCCACCACGACCCCCATCGACCCCCAGCCCATTGGCCTCAGAGGCCACCCAATCACACCATAAG CGGATCTGTAAGGAGAACCCGTTCAACAGGAAAGCCTCCCCCTCCCCTGCTAAATCCAAAGCCAAACCACCAAAAGGCCCTCGTCCTGCCAGACCCCCGGCCCCCGGCCATGGCTTCCCTCTTATCAAACGCAAG GTGCAGTCAGACCAGTACATCCCAGTGGAGGACATCCACGGGGAGATGGGGCAGCTGGAGAAGCAGCTGGATGAACTGGAGCAGAGAGGAGTGGAGCTGGAGAAGAAGCTGAGAGACAACCCTAACG aTGAGGATGAGGAGCACCTGTTGGTGGACTGGTTCACTCTCATCCATGAGAAACACCTTTTGGTACGACGAGAAGCTGAGCTGGTCTACAC AGCGAAGCAGCAGAACCTGGAAGAGAGGCAAGCTGACGTGGAGTATGAGCTGAGGTGTCTTCTCAACAAACCAG AGAAAGACTGGACAGAGGAGGACAAGAGTCGGGAGCAGGAGCTAATGGCTGAGCTGGTGACCATCATTGAACAGCGCAACCAAATTGTCAACAACATGGACCAGGACAGGCAGAG ggaagaagaggaggataaACTTGTGGAGGCCATGCTGAAGAAAAAAG ACTTCCATAAGGATCCGGACGTTGAccagcagaagaaaaaaggggCAAAGTTTAAACCCATTAAGGTGCTCAAGCGGCTGAGCCATAAAGGAGAACCAGGCAAGAGCCCCCGCAAGGAGAAAACCCCATAG
- the micall1a gene encoding MICAL-like protein 1 isoform X1 — MGSLKALQEWCRIQCDNYNDVEVKDMSTSFRDGLAFCAIIHRFRPELINFDALSKENVYENNRLAFEVAETQLGIPALLDPEDMVSMKVPDRLSVITYVSQYYNFFNNKSQANPPCMKRLSSVGLNEPAQKRPPTPLEHKVVVSEPSHTAQTGVEAVAEVKRSTLSSTCAACQKHVHLVQRFLVDGKLYHRNCFRCVECHSTLLPGSYKLGSNSGALVCTHHLARHTLANRNGRLDLSERPVAGQSARIGRSTSPHTSPSERDRTKTPSPVSQTTDTAMPTNDSATDAAVTTNAADSLETAKEMDGSGETEVIPRSSSPPNPFDESDEEVEEVEKEEETKTPAKLTTNGDLPSTPISHHEGASRPVPAPRRVTESTPPPRPAPRVRLPRTADSLPVGESQKPPIPPKPRERSQSPGSLSGGTHKPKDPPWLALVQSEARKKKAPPPPPVGLATPPNTGSLSSLKGEGSRPSTPPPPSNPFEDDDDDDESGEVEEEEGSAGSAIPPTVVATHPWYSITQATDAPAADTPPSGGSSSRSASPGNAKSKKRPAPRAPQPPTGHHVFPHSQPSSCSPSPALSTESLSSGSDHSSSHPPAGGSASSDQEHAFTKSVSEPSICSPCDSASSSSSTERLPHTSLSPYPSPMPSNASSAPATPQTSRSFGSQGAGATPPRPPSTPSPLASEATQSHHKRICKENPFNRKASPSPAKSKAKPPKGPRPARPPAPGHGFPLIKRKVQSDQYIPVEDIHGEMGQLEKQLDELEQRGVELEKKLRDNPNDEDEEHLLVDWFTLIHEKHLLVRREAELVYTAKQQNLEERQADVEYELRCLLNKPEKDWTEEDKSREQELMAELVTIIEQRNQIVNNMDQDRQREEEEDKLVEAMLKKKDFHKDPDVDQQKKKGAKFKPIKVLKRLSHKGEPGKSPRKEKTP, encoded by the exons GCGTTTGAAGTGGCAGAGACACAGCTGGGGATTCCCGCCCTGTTGGACCCAGAAGACATGGTGTCCATGAAAGTGCCTGACCGGCTCAGCGTCATCACATACGTTTCCCAGTACTACAACTTCTTCAACAACAAATCTCAAG CAAACCCCCCTTGCATGAAAAGGCTGAGTTCTGTTGGTCTGAATGAGCCAGCCCAGAAAAGACCCCCGACCCCTTTGGAACACAAAGTGGTTGTGTCTGAG CCGAGCCATACCGCGCAGACAGGTGTAGAAGCGGTTGCAGAAGTCAAGCGCAGCACGCTCAGCAGCACCTGCGCTGCCTGCCAGAAACATGTCCACCTGGTGCAGAGGTTTCTGGTGGACGGCAAGCTCTACCACCGCAACTGCTTCAG GTGCGTAGAGTGTCACAGCACTTTGCTTCCTGGATCCTACAAATTAGGAAGCAACTCTGGGGCCTTGGTCTGTACACATCACCTTGCAAGGCACACTTTAGCCAATCGGAATGGACGGCTAGATCTTAGTGAGAGACCGGTGGCAGGTCAGTCTGCCAGGATTGGTCGCAGCACAAGTCCTCACACCTCGCCCTCTGAGAGGGACCGGACAAAGACTCCTTCTCCAGTAAGCCAAACAACTGATACGGCCATGCCTACCAATGACTCTGCCACAGACGCTGCTGTTACGACAAATGCAGCCGACTCTTTGGAGACAGCAAAAGAGATGGATGGAAGTGGAGAGACGGAGGTGATACcacgttcttcttctcctcccaaCCCTTTTGACGAGAGCGACGAAGAGGTAGAAGAggtggagaaagaggaagagactaAAACACCAGCCAAACTAACAACCAACGGGGACCTTCCTTCTACACCGATCAGTCATCATGAAGGTGCTAGTCGGCCAGTACCGGCACCCCGCCGGGTCACTGAGTCCACCCCTCCTCCTCGTCCGGCCCCTCGGGTTCGGCTACCTCGTACGGCAGACAGCCTTCCAGTCG GTGAATCCCAGAAGCCTCCAATTCCTCCCAAACCTCGAGAAAGATCCCAGTCTCCCGGAAG CCTGTCCGGTGGCACCCATAAACCCAAAGACCCACCTTGGCTCGCCCTGGTCCAATCAGAAGCCAGGAAGAAGAaagcccctccccctccccctgtcGGACTTGCAACCCCTCCCAATACAggctctctgtcctctctcaaAGGGGAGGGCTCCAGACCCAGCACGCCCCCTCCACCCTCCAACCCATTCGAGGacgatgatgacgatgatgaaaGTGGCGAggtagaggaagaagaggggagCGCAGGAAGTGCCATTCCACCCACAGTTGTGGCTACTCACCCCTGGTACAGCATCACTCAGGCGACTGACGCGCCAGCAGCAGACACTCCCCCCAGTGGAGGAAGCTCGTCCCGCTCTGCCAGCCCCGGGAACGCCAAGAGCAAGAAACGGCCGGCACCTCGCGCTCCACAGCCACCCACGGGGCACCACG TTTTCCCTCACTCTCAGCCCTCCTCTTGCTCTCCCTCTCCAGCTCTGAGCACAGAGAGTCTGTCCTCTGGCTCGGACCACAGCTCCTCCCACCCCCCTGCGGGTGGCAGTGCCAGCAGCGACCAGGAGCACGCCTTCACCAAAAGTGTGTCGGAGCCTTCAATCTGTTCACCGTGTGActctgcttcctcctcctcctccaccgaGCGCCTGCCTCATACTTCCCTAAGCCCCTACCCTTCTCCCATGCCGTCAAATGCCAGCTCAGCTCCGGCCACCCCACAGACCAGTCGCAGTTTTGGGAGCCAAGGGGCCGGAGCCACTCCACCACGACCCCCATCGACCCCCAGCCCATTGGCCTCAGAGGCCACCCAATCACACCATAAG CGGATCTGTAAGGAGAACCCGTTCAACAGGAAAGCCTCCCCCTCCCCTGCTAAATCCAAAGCCAAACCACCAAAAGGCCCTCGTCCTGCCAGACCCCCGGCCCCCGGCCATGGCTTCCCTCTTATCAAACGCAAG GTGCAGTCAGACCAGTACATCCCAGTGGAGGACATCCACGGGGAGATGGGGCAGCTGGAGAAGCAGCTGGATGAACTGGAGCAGAGAGGAGTGGAGCTGGAGAAGAAGCTGAGAGACAACCCTAACG aTGAGGATGAGGAGCACCTGTTGGTGGACTGGTTCACTCTCATCCATGAGAAACACCTTTTGGTACGACGAGAAGCTGAGCTGGTCTACAC AGCGAAGCAGCAGAACCTGGAAGAGAGGCAAGCTGACGTGGAGTATGAGCTGAGGTGTCTTCTCAACAAACCAG AGAAAGACTGGACAGAGGAGGACAAGAGTCGGGAGCAGGAGCTAATGGCTGAGCTGGTGACCATCATTGAACAGCGCAACCAAATTGTCAACAACATGGACCAGGACAGGCAGAG ggaagaagaggaggataaACTTGTGGAGGCCATGCTGAAGAAAAAAG ACTTCCATAAGGATCCGGACGTTGAccagcagaagaaaaaaggggCAAAGTTTAAACCCATTAAGGTGCTCAAGCGGCTGAGCCATAAAGGAGAACCAGGCAAGAGCCCCCGCAAGGAGAAAACCCCATAG